From the genome of Candidatus Baltobacteraceae bacterium, one region includes:
- a CDS encoding efflux RND transporter periplasmic adaptor subunit — MKRLVWLVLVALLAACAKHVSQPPPPYVQTSLAQEGTVVPASAISGLIAPFENVAIQSTLVEPADTVNVREGDRVTKGEVLAQLDTADLQAQLQSDLATAQSDAANTEHTVYSGNESITQGSQTLNAARASLARDQAVMERDGALYRQGYVSLQQYQSDQATVRNDEANLRSAIATVQANGSSLTAPGLQQSSIAQARAQEQVALAQAQQVRVSIAKATIISPIDGVVVNRNLNPGEYPGTREIFTLQQVSPIYAVLRGSASQIAGVRPGETATITTDGALGPKKFTGTVVGVLNEIQPGSTQFQVKVVLQNRQRLLRPGMAVSGSVTLPSVHGVVVPTTAFTDDNHDSVQTVQQPNNTLKTLPVTEVAGDGTHSVVTGIPAGTRVVNNGQSSLGDGEKISLRP, encoded by the coding sequence TTGAAGCGCCTGGTCTGGCTCGTACTCGTTGCATTGCTTGCAGCCTGTGCCAAGCACGTTTCCCAACCGCCGCCGCCCTACGTCCAAACGTCGCTCGCTCAAGAGGGCACGGTCGTGCCGGCCTCGGCGATTTCGGGGCTCATCGCGCCCTTCGAGAACGTCGCGATCCAGAGCACGCTGGTCGAGCCAGCCGACACGGTGAACGTTCGAGAAGGCGATCGCGTCACCAAAGGCGAGGTGCTCGCGCAGCTCGACACGGCCGATCTGCAAGCGCAATTGCAGTCCGATCTGGCGACTGCGCAAAGCGATGCTGCGAACACGGAGCATACGGTCTATTCGGGCAACGAGTCGATCACGCAGGGGAGCCAAACGCTGAACGCGGCGCGGGCCAGTCTCGCCCGCGACCAGGCGGTGATGGAACGCGACGGGGCTCTCTATCGTCAAGGGTATGTTTCGCTGCAGCAATATCAGTCCGATCAGGCGACGGTACGCAACGACGAAGCCAATCTGCGTAGTGCGATCGCCACCGTGCAGGCCAACGGTTCTAGTTTGACCGCGCCCGGTTTGCAGCAATCTTCGATCGCGCAGGCGCGTGCGCAAGAACAAGTCGCGCTTGCGCAGGCGCAACAGGTACGGGTCTCGATCGCGAAAGCGACGATCATCTCGCCGATCGACGGCGTGGTCGTGAACCGCAATCTCAATCCCGGCGAATATCCGGGAACGCGCGAGATTTTCACGCTCCAGCAAGTATCGCCGATCTATGCCGTGCTGCGCGGTTCAGCCAGCCAAATCGCCGGCGTCCGGCCCGGGGAGACCGCCACGATCACGACCGACGGCGCGCTCGGGCCGAAAAAGTTTACCGGTACGGTTGTCGGCGTCCTCAACGAAATCCAGCCGGGATCGACGCAGTTCCAAGTCAAGGTCGTACTGCAAAACCGGCAGCGCCTCTTGCGTCCCGGTATGGCGGTCAGCGGGAGCGTGACGCTGCCCAGCGTCCACGGCGTCGTCGTTCCTACGACGGCATTCACCGACGACAATCACGATTCGGTTCAAACCGTGCAGCAGCCGAACAATACGTTGAAGACGCTCCCGGTGACCGAGGTTGCCGGCGACGGGACGCACAGCGTCGTCACCGGAATCCCCGCCGGCACGCGCGTCGTCAACAACGGCCAGTCCAGTCTCGGCGACGGCGAGAAGATCTCCCTCAGACCATGA
- a CDS encoding DUF3810 family protein yields the protein MAASARASGSSSRSASSVSFWLRIAAIAFGIAAVAFKPSSSWVERAYVNGAYPLWEHALYALNSPLPWSLGDIVVLAGLAAIAWRLVRRDWLGAIAIVALYLGWFEAGWGWNYDRAPIEARTAYDQSRITPSAVDALRDRVIANINRLAPRAHALASEPLDIGALRAAWLPVVRAGGDDWVPETGAPKPTLADAFMDATGTSGYINPLALDAHLASDLFWFERPFALAHEWSHIAGYAREDEANFLAIVSCTRSNDPVVQYSGWLELFLYLPPQARYPKKTFVPQVWQDFAAMRERNRRHINVSLANFSWRTYNTYLKSNHIASGVKSYDEVTRLYLGIPRDTAGIPMPRIPGGSR from the coding sequence ATGGCCGCAAGCGCGCGCGCAAGCGGTTCCAGTTCTCGAAGCGCTAGTTCCGTTTCTTTCTGGCTGCGAATCGCCGCGATCGCATTTGGCATCGCGGCGGTTGCATTCAAACCTTCGTCCTCGTGGGTCGAACGCGCCTACGTCAACGGTGCGTATCCGCTATGGGAGCATGCGCTTTATGCGCTGAATTCGCCGCTGCCGTGGTCGCTCGGCGATATCGTCGTGCTCGCCGGTCTCGCGGCGATCGCGTGGCGTCTGGTGCGCCGGGATTGGCTCGGCGCGATTGCCATCGTCGCGCTCTACCTCGGGTGGTTCGAAGCGGGCTGGGGGTGGAATTACGATCGAGCCCCGATCGAAGCACGCACGGCCTACGACCAAAGCCGCATCACGCCGTCCGCCGTCGACGCACTGCGCGACCGCGTGATCGCCAACATCAATCGTCTCGCCCCCCGCGCGCATGCGCTCGCGTCCGAACCGCTGGACATCGGAGCACTGCGCGCGGCGTGGCTTCCGGTCGTGCGGGCCGGCGGCGACGATTGGGTGCCGGAAACGGGCGCTCCCAAGCCGACGCTGGCGGATGCGTTCATGGATGCCACCGGGACGAGCGGGTACATCAACCCCCTCGCGCTCGACGCGCACCTGGCGAGCGATCTGTTCTGGTTCGAGCGGCCGTTTGCCCTGGCCCACGAGTGGAGTCACATCGCCGGGTATGCTCGTGAGGATGAAGCGAACTTTCTGGCAATTGTCAGCTGCACTCGCTCTAATGATCCGGTGGTTCAGTACTCAGGCTGGCTCGAGCTCTTCCTTTACCTTCCGCCGCAGGCGCGGTACCCCAAGAAGACCTTTGTGCCGCAAGTGTGGCAGGATTTCGCGGCGATGCGCGAGCGCAATCGCCGGCACATCAACGTCTCGCTCGCGAACTTCTCCTGGCGCACGTACAATACGTACCTCAAGAGCAACCATATCGCTTCCGGCGTGAAGAGTTATGACGAGGTTACGCGTCTCTACCTTGGCATCCCACGCGATACCGCCGGGATCCCGATGCCGCGCATCCCCGGAGGGTCACGTTAG
- the rpsI gene encoding 30S ribosomal protein S9: MDNTSQVQATGRRKRAIARVKLVLGQGVITVNKKPIEEYFPRPQLQQIVRQPFEATQTGGRYDVVVKAEGGGVTGQAGAVRHGIARALVEMDASFKDVLRKSGFLTRDPREKESKKYGRKRARKRFQFSKR; the protein is encoded by the coding sequence GTGGATAACACTTCCCAGGTTCAAGCCACCGGACGCCGAAAGCGCGCGATCGCGCGCGTAAAGCTCGTGCTCGGGCAAGGCGTGATCACGGTCAACAAGAAACCGATCGAAGAGTATTTTCCGCGACCGCAACTGCAACAGATCGTGCGTCAGCCGTTCGAAGCAACGCAGACCGGCGGCCGGTACGACGTGGTCGTCAAAGCTGAAGGCGGCGGCGTGACGGGGCAAGCCGGCGCGGTGCGTCACGGTATCGCCCGCGCGCTGGTCGAGATGGACGCCTCGTTCAAGGACGTGCTGCGCAAGAGCGGGTTTCTGACGCGCGATCCGCGCGAGAAAGAATCCAAGAAGTATGGCCGCAAGCGCGCGCGCAAGCGGTTCCAGTTCTCGAAGCGCTAG
- the rplM gene encoding 50S ribosomal protein L13, whose protein sequence is MRTTLQKAEETKADWYIVDAAGQRLGTLAVRIARALSGKHKPTWTPHVDDGDHVIVINAAQVELSGKKWDAKIYRRHSGFPGGLKEQTARELHAKSPERLIEEAVRGMLATNRTRDVQLRRLKVYAGAQHPHEPQKPQPLF, encoded by the coding sequence ATGCGAACCACGTTACAAAAAGCGGAAGAGACGAAGGCCGATTGGTACATCGTCGACGCGGCCGGGCAACGCCTGGGCACGCTCGCGGTGCGGATCGCGCGCGCGCTCTCCGGTAAGCACAAGCCAACCTGGACGCCGCACGTCGATGACGGCGATCACGTCATCGTGATCAACGCGGCGCAGGTCGAGCTGAGCGGCAAGAAGTGGGACGCCAAGATCTATCGCCGCCACAGCGGCTTTCCCGGTGGTCTCAAAGAGCAGACCGCTCGCGAGCTGCATGCCAAATCACCCGAGCGTCTGATCGAAGAGGCGGTTCGCGGCATGCTTGCGACCAACCGCACCCGCGACGTGCAATTGCGCCGGTTGAAAGTGTACGCAGGGGCGCAGCATCCGCATGAGCCGCAAAAGCCGCAGCCGCTGTTTTAG
- a CDS encoding MarR family transcriptional regulator, with amino-acid sequence MPTDALETILALAAAHARAVRGLEAQGLSFAELRLLASLRAERIGRRPTELAHELHLTASGVTRALLPLERRGIVERRRDAHDARASLALLTPAGHALVDDALADAGERARRLLRRLSVGQIKQFQRLLDEIGR; translated from the coding sequence ATGCCCACGGATGCGCTCGAAACGATTCTCGCTTTGGCCGCCGCTCATGCCCGGGCCGTGCGCGGGCTCGAAGCGCAGGGGCTCAGCTTTGCCGAACTACGATTGCTCGCATCCCTGCGCGCAGAGCGGATCGGACGCCGTCCCACCGAGCTGGCGCACGAATTGCATCTGACCGCCTCGGGTGTGACCCGGGCGCTGCTGCCGCTCGAGCGGCGGGGCATCGTGGAGCGCCGGCGCGATGCGCATGACGCCCGCGCGTCGCTCGCGCTTCTCACGCCGGCGGGTCACGCGCTGGTCGACGACGCCCTCGCCGACGCGGGCGAGCGCGCAAGGCGGCTGCTGCGCCGGCTCAGCGTCGGTCAGATCAAGCAATTCCAGCGTCTTCTCGACGAAATCGGCCGGTAA
- the truA gene encoding tRNA pseudouridine(38-40) synthase TruA: MGRSARSGREAERPQTRSGERVVQTVRCAVEYDGTAFLGFQVQTSGRTVAGELERALSRLLEEPVKITGAGRTDTGVHASGQVISFHTSRSFPFERLAVALNSVLPPDVSVREVAIAAPQFSARFSALERTYVYAISNRRERSALLAHRAFHVYRSTLDVQAMRAAAQPLIGEHDFRSFCGVLPDSGVTVRTVRTLEINADGDFVRVRISADGFLHRMVRTIVGTLIACGLRRADPASIPAILAARDRSEAGITAPPHGLYLAGVRYPDYDSYREPTI; the protein is encoded by the coding sequence GTGGGCCGATCTGCTCGATCTGGACGAGAAGCGGAACGTCCCCAAACGCGTTCCGGTGAACGCGTAGTACAAACCGTACGCTGTGCCGTCGAATACGACGGCACGGCGTTCCTCGGCTTTCAGGTGCAGACGTCGGGCCGCACCGTCGCCGGCGAACTCGAGCGCGCACTGAGCCGATTGCTCGAAGAGCCGGTCAAAATCACCGGTGCGGGGCGCACCGACACCGGCGTTCACGCGAGCGGGCAGGTGATCTCGTTTCACACTTCCCGCTCGTTTCCGTTCGAGCGCCTTGCCGTCGCGCTGAACTCCGTGCTCCCGCCGGATGTCAGCGTGCGCGAGGTCGCGATCGCGGCGCCGCAGTTCTCGGCGCGCTTCTCGGCACTCGAGCGAACCTACGTCTACGCGATCTCCAACCGCCGCGAGCGCAGTGCGCTTCTTGCCCACCGCGCTTTTCACGTCTACCGTTCAACGCTCGATGTGCAAGCAATGCGCGCGGCCGCGCAACCACTGATCGGCGAGCACGATTTTCGATCCTTTTGCGGCGTTCTGCCGGACAGCGGCGTGACCGTGCGCACCGTCCGTACGCTCGAGATTAACGCCGACGGCGATTTCGTGCGGGTGCGTATCAGCGCCGACGGTTTCTTGCATCGGATGGTGCGAACGATCGTCGGAACGCTGATCGCGTGCGGGCTGCGGCGAGCGGATCCCGCGTCGATCCCGGCAATCCTGGCCGCGCGCGACCGCAGTGAGGCGGGAATCACCGCGCCGCCGCACGGGCTCTACCTTGCCGGTGTGCGGTATCCCGATTACGATTCCTATCGCGAACCGACGATCTAG
- a CDS encoding DUF5069 domain-containing protein — translation MDLTTSYPRSVHEKLFGLVQIARTIDKGKATAEGKQGEYHYNCPMDQHVLSFLGIDHDALLEVIKNAKGDAAIEAYVKPFIDKKSPQEIEAFNREWVTHKPDNEESRQYFLQLRNAIAPDRTDVTAWADLLDLDEKRNVPKRVPVNA, via the coding sequence ATGGATCTGACGACATCGTATCCGCGTAGCGTCCACGAAAAACTGTTCGGCCTGGTGCAGATCGCCCGTACGATCGACAAAGGCAAGGCGACCGCCGAAGGCAAGCAGGGCGAGTATCACTACAACTGCCCAATGGACCAGCACGTCCTTTCGTTCTTGGGCATCGACCACGACGCGCTGCTCGAGGTGATCAAGAACGCCAAGGGTGACGCCGCGATCGAGGCCTACGTCAAGCCGTTCATCGACAAGAAGTCACCGCAAGAGATCGAAGCCTTCAATCGGGAATGGGTCACGCACAAGCCCGACAATGAAGAGTCGCGTCAATATTTCTTGCAGTTGCGCAATGCGATCGCTCCCGACCGGACCGACGTAACCGCGTGGGCCGATCTGCTCGATCTGGACGAGAAGCGGAACGTCCCCAAACGCGTTCCGGTGAACGCGTAG
- the lysS gene encoding lysine--tRNA ligase produces MIAARRDHLAALRSRGNDPFAQTRFEIEATAGELNARYGFLEAGQRAEAEGWNVAGRILSIRTAGKTLFADLFDRTGRLQIYLRKDDLGEDRFAEWNDIERGDIVGLRGYMFRSKKGDLTLHVTSFTLLAKSLMPLPDKWHGLQDVEKRYRQRYVDLIVNSDVRDAMIARSRIVAETRRFIDANGFYEVETPTLLHVAGGAAARPFITHVNALSGEPMQLRIATELNLKRLIVGGMDRVYEIGRIFRNEGIDTTHNPEFTMLELYAAYWDVSDMREFNEALIAQLASVVTGGGDELQVGEHKISFKRPFEKVGYLEGIAIYSHGKFTRERLLDPAGAAEILAELGLPPSPTHGHALDKIFERVLEPHLIQPTFVTDYPVIISPLAKRKAGDPQLVDRYELFCNRMEISNAFTELNDPDDQRARFEAQVRERAAGDEEIPEPDWDFVRALEYGMPPTAGIGIGMDRLIMLLTNNTSIRDVLLFPLQRQHG; encoded by the coding sequence TTGATAGCGGCCAGACGTGACCATCTGGCCGCTTTGCGTTCGCGCGGCAACGATCCGTTCGCGCAAACGCGATTCGAAATCGAGGCCACGGCCGGCGAGCTGAACGCGCGCTACGGATTTCTCGAAGCCGGTCAACGCGCGGAGGCGGAAGGCTGGAACGTCGCGGGCCGCATCCTTTCGATCCGCACCGCGGGCAAGACGCTTTTCGCCGACTTGTTCGATCGCACCGGGCGTCTGCAGATCTATCTGCGCAAGGATGACCTCGGCGAGGACCGTTTTGCCGAATGGAACGACATCGAGCGCGGCGACATCGTCGGCCTGCGCGGGTACATGTTCCGCTCGAAGAAGGGCGATCTCACCCTGCACGTCACCTCGTTCACCCTGCTCGCCAAATCGCTCATGCCGCTGCCCGACAAGTGGCACGGCTTGCAGGACGTGGAGAAGCGGTACCGCCAGCGCTACGTCGATCTGATCGTCAATTCCGACGTGCGCGACGCGATGATCGCACGCAGCCGGATCGTCGCCGAGACCCGGCGCTTCATCGACGCGAACGGCTTCTACGAGGTCGAGACGCCGACGCTGCTGCACGTTGCCGGCGGGGCGGCGGCCCGGCCGTTCATCACCCACGTCAATGCGCTTTCGGGCGAACCGATGCAGCTGCGCATCGCGACCGAGCTCAATTTGAAACGCTTGATCGTCGGCGGCATGGACCGCGTCTACGAGATCGGCCGCATCTTTCGCAACGAAGGCATCGATACGACCCACAATCCCGAGTTCACGATGCTCGAACTCTACGCAGCCTACTGGGACGTCAGCGACATGCGCGAGTTCAACGAAGCGCTGATCGCGCAGCTGGCGAGCGTCGTCACCGGAGGCGGCGACGAATTGCAGGTCGGCGAGCACAAGATTTCGTTCAAACGCCCGTTCGAGAAAGTCGGCTACCTCGAGGGCATCGCGATCTACTCGCACGGAAAGTTCACGCGCGAGCGGCTGCTCGACCCCGCGGGCGCAGCGGAAATTCTCGCCGAGCTCGGCTTGCCGCCGTCACCGACGCACGGACACGCGCTCGACAAGATCTTCGAGCGCGTACTCGAGCCGCACCTGATCCAGCCCACCTTCGTCACCGATTATCCGGTGATCATTTCACCGCTTGCCAAACGCAAGGCGGGTGACCCGCAGCTGGTCGACCGCTACGAGCTCTTTTGCAATCGCATGGAGATCTCCAACGCGTTCACCGAACTCAACGACCCCGACGACCAGCGTGCACGCTTCGAGGCGCAAGTTCGCGAACGAGCAGCAGGTGACGAAGAGATCCCCGAACCCGACTGGGACTTCGTGCGCGCGCTCGAGTACGGCATGCCGCCGACCGCAGGCATCGGCATCGGGATGGATCGGTTGATCATGTTGTTGACGAACAACACCTCGATCCGCGACGTCCTTCTCTTTCCGCTGCAACGCCAGCACGGATAG
- the greA gene encoding transcription elongation factor GreA, which produces MNDKETILTAEGLQKLQEELDELKTVHRREVNDRIRQAKEYGDLSENAEYEDAKQEQAFIEGRILKLEAMIRNSRIIDESEYAADEVHIGATVKVKDLKNNDGYEFHIVGSAEADPSAKRISNESPLGRALIGHKKGETVDVSTPRGVVKYKIEGIRNGSATPAKKTAKKAS; this is translated from the coding sequence TTGAACGATAAAGAGACTATCCTGACTGCGGAGGGGCTGCAGAAGCTCCAAGAGGAGCTCGACGAGCTCAAGACGGTCCACCGCAGAGAAGTCAACGATCGCATTCGCCAGGCCAAAGAGTACGGCGACCTGAGTGAAAACGCGGAATACGAGGACGCCAAACAAGAGCAGGCATTCATCGAAGGGCGCATTCTCAAGCTCGAGGCGATGATTCGCAACTCGCGGATCATCGATGAGTCCGAGTATGCCGCCGACGAAGTCCATATCGGCGCCACCGTCAAGGTCAAAGACCTCAAGAACAACGACGGGTACGAATTTCACATCGTCGGCTCGGCCGAAGCCGATCCGAGCGCGAAGCGCATCTCGAACGAATCGCCGCTCGGCCGCGCGCTGATCGGCCACAAGAAGGGCGAGACGGTCGATGTTTCGACCCCGCGCGGCGTCGTGAAGTACAAGATCGAAGGAATCCGCAACGGCAGCGCCACCCCGGCGAAGAAGACCGCGAAGAAAGCCTCGTAG
- a CDS encoding APC family permease, protein MTRRLPRVLHLFDISVLASASMGPAYSLASTLGPIVVAAGFAAPLAFIALSVIMLCIAVSFAHLSRVAPNAGSSYSWIGMAFGRRAGAYGAWLLLLSNFFATMAIAVPAGIYTLALVAPAHAQDPVAAAAIGALWILGSSALLYAGVRPTALVTFLALALEIVVLLASALAAALHPHVSAHVTAASTVLPASFGVAGFVSAMTLAIWMSDGWEVSASTSEEVQDSPAASGRGGIVGLVLTTVVLVLCMYAYLHLGNLQGFAGNQADALAYVGSLLGGAWWRLAIVVTVLLSTLSTLWTTILYLSRSVYAMGRDGVLPRALGALDARDEPLWSLALVAVLVTLCELITGFSASAAAQLNLVLNSSSVFLGLLFVLSAAAAAKRFWSEPAVRLGGVLVPLAGALALLAVLVATVLVEDRTLQGYACAGVMLGIPFALWRGRTLRG, encoded by the coding sequence TTGACGCGCCGTCTGCCGCGCGTGCTGCACCTCTTCGATATCTCGGTGCTCGCATCGGCGTCGATGGGCCCGGCCTATTCACTTGCCTCGACGCTGGGGCCGATCGTCGTCGCGGCCGGTTTCGCGGCGCCGCTTGCGTTTATCGCGCTCTCGGTCATCATGCTCTGCATCGCCGTCTCGTTCGCGCATCTCTCCCGGGTCGCACCGAATGCGGGCTCCTCTTATTCGTGGATCGGGATGGCGTTCGGGCGCCGCGCCGGCGCGTACGGCGCGTGGCTGTTGCTGCTCTCGAATTTCTTTGCGACGATGGCGATCGCCGTGCCGGCCGGTATCTACACGCTCGCGCTCGTCGCGCCCGCACACGCGCAAGATCCGGTCGCGGCGGCCGCAATCGGTGCCCTCTGGATCCTCGGAAGCTCGGCATTGCTCTACGCCGGCGTGCGCCCGACTGCGCTGGTGACGTTCCTCGCGCTCGCACTCGAAATCGTCGTGCTGCTGGCCAGCGCGCTGGCCGCCGCGCTGCATCCGCACGTCTCGGCGCATGTAACCGCAGCCTCGACGGTGCTGCCGGCGTCGTTCGGCGTCGCCGGATTCGTTTCGGCAATGACGCTGGCAATTTGGATGAGCGACGGCTGGGAGGTGAGCGCTTCGACCAGCGAGGAGGTCCAGGATTCGCCCGCGGCGTCGGGACGCGGCGGAATCGTCGGGCTGGTGCTCACCACGGTGGTGCTGGTTCTGTGTATGTACGCCTACCTTCATCTCGGGAATTTGCAGGGCTTTGCCGGGAACCAAGCCGACGCGCTGGCCTACGTCGGATCGCTCCTCGGCGGTGCCTGGTGGCGCCTTGCGATCGTCGTCACCGTGCTGCTCTCCACCCTCTCGACGCTGTGGACGACGATTCTGTACCTTTCGCGTTCGGTCTACGCGATGGGGCGCGACGGCGTGTTGCCGCGCGCTCTGGGTGCGCTGGACGCGCGCGACGAGCCGCTCTGGTCGCTCGCGCTCGTCGCGGTCCTGGTGACGCTGTGCGAACTGATCACCGGTTTCTCAGCGAGCGCAGCCGCTCAATTGAATCTCGTCCTCAACTCGAGTTCGGTCTTTCTCGGGCTCTTGTTCGTACTTTCCGCGGCGGCGGCGGCGAAGCGTTTCTGGAGCGAGCCGGCCGTACGCTTGGGCGGCGTGCTCGTGCCGCTCGCCGGCGCGCTGGCGCTGCTGGCCGTGCTGGTGGCAACCGTGCTCGTCGAAGACCGGACCCTCCAAGGATACGCTTGCGCCGGAGTCATGTTGGGTATACCATTTGCGCTCTGGCGCGGCCGGACGCTACGAGGGTAG
- a CDS encoding SRPBCC family protein, with product MPYAESRIAIAASARAVYELAKDQERFPEFMPDVETVRVLERHPDRVISRWKTLVEEAPIEWTEEDRFDDGALRIDYALLEGDLDTFQGAWTFEERDGLTHVLLTVEYDFGVPTLAELIGPTLQRKVIENSEMMLKALKEQAECE from the coding sequence ATGCCCTACGCAGAATCCAGAATCGCGATCGCCGCTTCGGCCCGCGCCGTCTACGAGCTTGCGAAAGACCAGGAACGCTTTCCCGAGTTCATGCCCGACGTGGAGACCGTTCGGGTGCTCGAACGGCATCCCGACCGCGTGATCTCGCGCTGGAAAACACTGGTCGAAGAGGCGCCGATCGAGTGGACCGAAGAAGACCGCTTCGACGACGGCGCGCTGCGCATCGACTACGCGCTGCTGGAGGGGGATCTCGACACGTTTCAGGGTGCCTGGACCTTCGAAGAGCGCGACGGATTGACGCACGTGCTTTTGACGGTCGAGTATGATTTCGGCGTACCGACGCTGGCCGAGCTGATCGGTCCCACGCTGCAGCGCAAGGTGATCGAGAATAGCGAGATGATGCTCAAAGCCTTGAAAGAGCAAGCCGAATGCGAATGA
- a CDS encoding aspartate aminotransferase family protein, producing MTRGTVEDLAAEVFENYKNFINPPLARVMKLSGSPVEVRASGTTIWDQNGKAYLDFAGGYGVFTLGHSHPRVIAAVREQMEAMSLSGKTMFNVMLGRAAKRLAEIAPGDLQYSFWCNSGAEALEGAIKLARAATGRAKIVSTQDAYHGKTLGALSISGREAFQTPFRPLLADVDHVAFGDATALDGALRDAAAFVVEPVQGEGGVNVPPPGYLRAAREACDRTGALLIADEVQTGLGRCGYLFACERDDVVPDVMTLAKGLSGGIIPVGAYIARPDAWNRAYAKAPLIHTSTFGGSEIACAAALAAIDVLLDDDLVANSRARGEQLLDGARAIALEYPQVIREARGLGLLVGIELTNEGYGGWIIPEMLKAGVTVAWTLNQQRVIRLEPPLIVTEGEVELALAALSAGVAAAAEKLGRL from the coding sequence TTGACAAGAGGCACCGTTGAAGATCTCGCTGCCGAAGTGTTCGAGAACTATAAGAACTTCATCAATCCGCCGCTGGCACGGGTGATGAAACTCTCGGGCTCACCCGTCGAAGTGCGCGCGTCGGGCACCACGATCTGGGATCAGAACGGCAAGGCGTATCTCGATTTCGCCGGCGGTTACGGCGTATTCACGCTGGGCCATTCGCATCCGCGCGTGATCGCGGCCGTGCGCGAGCAGATGGAGGCGATGTCGCTCTCGGGCAAGACGATGTTCAACGTGATGCTCGGGCGCGCGGCGAAACGGCTCGCGGAAATCGCTCCGGGCGATCTGCAATACTCGTTCTGGTGCAACAGCGGGGCCGAGGCGCTGGAGGGCGCGATCAAGCTCGCGCGTGCCGCCACCGGCCGGGCGAAAATCGTCTCGACGCAGGATGCCTATCACGGCAAGACGCTCGGGGCGCTCTCGATCAGCGGGCGCGAGGCGTTTCAAACGCCGTTCCGCCCGTTGCTCGCCGACGTCGATCATGTCGCCTTTGGCGATGCGACGGCGCTCGACGGCGCGCTGCGTGATGCCGCCGCGTTCGTCGTGGAACCGGTGCAGGGCGAGGGTGGAGTGAACGTACCGCCGCCAGGGTATCTGCGCGCGGCGCGTGAGGCCTGCGACCGGACCGGCGCACTGCTGATCGCGGACGAAGTACAGACCGGCCTCGGACGCTGCGGCTACCTGTTCGCGTGCGAACGCGACGACGTCGTGCCCGACGTGATGACGCTGGCCAAGGGGCTCTCGGGAGGCATCATTCCCGTCGGCGCGTACATTGCGCGTCCCGATGCATGGAACCGCGCGTACGCGAAGGCGCCGTTGATCCACACCTCGACGTTCGGTGGAAGCGAGATTGCGTGTGCGGCGGCGCTGGCCGCGATCGACGTGCTGCTCGACGATGATCTCGTCGCCAATAGCCGCGCGCGCGGCGAGCAGCTTCTCGACGGCGCTCGCGCGATCGCACTCGAGTATCCGCAGGTGATCCGCGAAGCGCGCGGTCTCGGCTTGCTCGTCGGGATCGAGCTGACGAACGAAGGCTACGGCGGCTGGATCATCCCCGAGATGCTCAAGGCAGGCGTCACGGTCGCGTGGACGCTCAATCAGCAGCGCGTGATCCGGTTGGAGCCCCCGCTGATCGTGACCGAGGGCGAAGTCGAACTCGCGCTCGCGGCGCTCTCCGCAGGGGTGGCGGCCGCCGCCGAGAAGCTGGGGCGCTTGTAA